TAGCAAGGCTAGCTCCCACAGGGGATTTGGGGCTGGCTCACGAAATGGGGGGATTGACACAAAACATTGTGGGAGCTGGCTTGCCAGCGATGGCGGTGGGTCGGGCAATATCAATGCTGAATGTGCCGGCCTCATCGCTGGCAAGCCAGCTCCCACAGGGATTCAAGGTTGGATCGGGATTTGTGGCTTGCCAAACATCCAATGTGGGAGCCAGCCCTGCTGGCGATGGCGGTGGGTCAGCAACAAAGGTGTCGGCTGACCGAAAGCAATCGCTAGCAGGGCTAGCTCCCACAAGGCATTCCGGATGACCGGGAGGCTTTAGGCTACTCCGTGATCTTCTCGAAGTTGCGATAGAACATGTCCCCTTCCCGGCTATCGGTCATCGAGTGCAACTGGAAGCTGCGGTTGAGTTTCGCGCCGCCGTCACGGGTCAGTGGGGCCCAGACCAGGTTGGCGCGGCGCATGGTCGACATGCTCATCATCTCGTCGAACGGAATGGACAGGTACAGGCCTTTGTCGAAGCTGCCTTCGCCATATTCCGCGCTGCTCGCCGTGGTGATCGTGGTCCAGGCACCGAAGCGCACGCCGTTGGAAAACTCGCGGGAGATATCCAGCGTCGCGCCCCAGTCGCCGGCCAGGTAGCGGCCGACACTGACCGCCGCCAGCGTATCGAACGGCAGATCGGTGTAACCGGTGATATGCCCGGTCACCACCGAATAATCTCGCAAGGCAAACCCCTGATCAAAATCACGCTGACGCACCCAATTGAGGTCCGCCCCGACCGACCAGCGCTCACCGGTCGGACGAAACAACACTTCAGCGCCGACGCCCGCAAACATCGATTCCAGATATCCCCCATACACCATGCCGTACAGGTCTTTATCCAACTGCTCGGCATGGCTGACCTGAAACAATGGCATGGTCGTATCAGCGGTGGTCAGGTATTGGCGCAAATCCGTGCGCACCCGGGGCAAGCCGCTCGGTGCGTCATAGGTGAACTTGTCGAAGTTGTTCACCAGATTGGTGCTGAGCAAACCGTTCCACCAGGTGTTGCGATTGAAACGATACTCAGCGTCCGCATCGGCGGTGAATTGATAGAGCAAACCGTCCGGGCCGCCGACGTTTTGCTTGAAGCCCAGCCCGACGCCGTAACTGAATGCCTGCGGCGCTTCGGTGTAGAGAGTTTTCTCATTGTGCGGCATCGCCGGATTGATCTCGGTGGTGCGGTGCAGCGACGCCAACGGTTCTTCGTTGTTGATTACCTCGCGAAAGGTCTCACGCGGCACGCTGGTCTCTTCCAGCGGCAAGTCATAACGCATGTTGACCACAGTGAACCAGTCGATGTCGTCGTTGGCGCTGTTATCAAGAATCCGGCTCGCCCTGCCGACGGCTTTGGACGAATGAAAGTAGCGCTGCTGCTCGCCATAAACGATCAGCTCGGAATCGCGCTGGGTGATGCGCTCGACTTTGTAGCCGGCATTCTGCTGCAAGCGCCGCGACACATCAGCCCAGTTGACCTGATCCATCGCCGTGGTTCGCGCCTTCGCCGGCAGCGGTTCGGGCGTCGGGTCGTAAGTCTTGGCGGGTGCCTTGCGGGTGGCGAAATTGGTGTGCAAAGTGATGCCGAACATCGCTGTATTGCCGCGCTCCCACGCGGCGCTGACGTCAACCGAATCCGCCACTTTGAACACCGCGCCGAAGTTGATCGGCGAGTCCTGCTTGATGATGTTGTCCTTCGGTTCGTGCTTGTAGTCGTTGCCTTCGAACTCGAGTTTCAGACTCAACCGATCCCACGGCGTTTGATAACTCACGCCGCCAAACAGCGACGGCTTGCCGCGGAAGTAAGAGCCCGAATTGACGTCACCGGTGCCTTCGAGGTCGGGCCGGGTATCGAAGCGATTGCTGACATAGCCCAACGGATTATTGAAATCGCCCCGATTGCCGAGATAGCCCCAGGCAATCCCGGCGCTGAAATCGAAATTATCGAAGCGCTTGTTGGCGACGAAAAACTCGCTGGAGAACAAACCGGTACCGCCAATATCTCGGAAGCCCAGCGCCACTTCCGGCGCCCAGTGGCTTTCCTGCCACAGGCGGACTTTGGCGTCGACCGCCTTGTCCTTATAGCTTTGACTGCCGCTCAGGGCCTCCGAGCCGTATGGCCGGTTGGTGATCGCGGTGTAGCGAAACGAGCCTTCGAGCCAGTCCAGCGGCTGCAACGAGACGCTGTAGCGACTGTAAGGTTCGGTGCGATTGGCGTTGACGCTCAACTCGCCGGCCGGGGCCATGCGCGCGGTTGGCGTCTGCAACAGACCGGTGCCACCGAAATCGTTCTGGGTGATGCGCGGCTCGGCATGCGCCAGACCGCAGGGGAATAACAAGACAGCTGCAAAACGTAACTTCAACGAACCACCTCGGCCAGCTGCGTGGCAATGAATTCGGCCAACTGCTGATTCAGTTCAGGTAGAGGCGGATCAAGATCATCATTTTTCAACGGCACCAGAATTCTGCTGCCGGCCACCGGAAAGTGCCCGCTCTCGCGGTTCCAGTGGGCAATGCCGACACGTTGCGAAGCGCCGTTGGGCTGAATCAGCCACAGGTAATCGGCTTCGGCATCGCTGAGAATCGAACAGCTTTGCAGGTATTCACGGGCTTCGCGCAACGGTTGATACGGCACGTGGCACGGCTCGGCGACAGCGCC
This window of the Pseudomonas fluorescens genome carries:
- a CDS encoding YjbH domain-containing protein; its protein translation is MKLRFAAVLLFPCGLAHAEPRITQNDFGGTGLLQTPTARMAPAGELSVNANRTEPYSRYSVSLQPLDWLEGSFRYTAITNRPYGSEALSGSQSYKDKAVDAKVRLWQESHWAPEVALGFRDIGGTGLFSSEFFVANKRFDNFDFSAGIAWGYLGNRGDFNNPLGYVSNRFDTRPDLEGTGDVNSGSYFRGKPSLFGGVSYQTPWDRLSLKLEFEGNDYKHEPKDNIIKQDSPINFGAVFKVADSVDVSAAWERGNTAMFGITLHTNFATRKAPAKTYDPTPEPLPAKARTTAMDQVNWADVSRRLQQNAGYKVERITQRDSELIVYGEQQRYFHSSKAVGRASRILDNSANDDIDWFTVVNMRYDLPLEETSVPRETFREVINNEEPLASLHRTTEINPAMPHNEKTLYTEAPQAFSYGVGLGFKQNVGGPDGLLYQFTADADAEYRFNRNTWWNGLLSTNLVNNFDKFTYDAPSGLPRVRTDLRQYLTTADTTMPLFQVSHAEQLDKDLYGMVYGGYLESMFAGVGAEVLFRPTGERWSVGADLNWVRQRDFDQGFALRDYSVVTGHITGYTDLPFDTLAAVSVGRYLAGDWGATLDISREFSNGVRFGAWTTITTASSAEYGEGSFDKGLYLSIPFDEMMSMSTMRRANLVWAPLTRDGGAKLNRSFQLHSMTDSREGDMFYRNFEKITE